One Neodiprion pinetum isolate iyNeoPine1 chromosome 1, iyNeoPine1.2, whole genome shotgun sequence genomic window carries:
- the vvl gene encoding POU domain protein CF1A produces MAATTYMPVSSAVSAELDGGSGSGIGMNIAVGGYSSGSPRSAADAGEMKYMPAPQHHHHHHHHHQVSSSPTPNGLSHPASLSSANPWVSLQPGSDPWAASMGMHHTSHHSHHHPHQANASLDVKPLAAASANDSVQGMHHRGPHQSPGMASPHSWHAPVVPSAHYNPSGGAASPTTLQQYHAAMNGMLHQHPHQHPHQLHNHQAGLPHHLRDAHNHSPPTGHPLHPGHPLDRDHSAGEEDTPTSDDLEAFAKQFKQRRIKLGFTQADVGLALGTLYGNVFSQTTICRFEALQLSFKNMCKLKPLLQKWLEEADSTTGSPTSIDKIAAQGRKRKKRTSIEVSVKGALEQHFHKQPKPSAQEITSLADSLQLEKEVVRVWFCNRRQKEKRMTPPNTLGDGMMEGMPPGHQGQGGIHQGYHPQDHLHGSPMGHSHSPPMLSPQGLTAHSLTAH; encoded by the coding sequence ATGGCTGCTACCACGTACATGCCTGTTAGTAGCGCAGTGTCAGCTGAGCTGGATGGTGGTTCCGGATCCGGGATCGGGATGAACATCGCAGTGGGTGGCTACTCCTCGGGTTCGCCCCGCAGCGCCGCCGACGCCGGGGAGATGAAATACATGCCGGCGCCTCAGCACCACCATCAtcaccaccatcaccaccaggTCTCGTCCTCGCCGACGCCTAACGGTCTCTCGCATCCCGCGAGCCTCAGCTCGGCGAACCCCTGGGTCAGCCTCCAGCCCGGAAGCGATCCTTGGGCGGCGTCGATGGGGATGCACCACACCTCGCACCACTCCCATCACCACCCTCACCAGGCGAACGCGAGCCTCGACGTGAAGCCCTTGGCCGCGGCCTCCGCCAACGACTCCGTCCAAGGGATGCACCATCGGGGTCCTCACCAGTCGCCGGGGATGGCCTCGCCGCACTCTTGGCACGCGCCCGTCGTTCCCTCGGCCCATTACAACCCCAGCGGCGGGGCCGCGTCGCCGACTACCCTCCAGCAGTACCACGCCGCGATGAACGGCATGCTGCACCAGCACCCCCATCAGCACCCGCACCAGCTTCACAATCATCAAGCGGGACTTCCGCATCATTTACGGGACGCCCACAATCACAGTCCACCCACGGGGCATCCCCTTCATCCCGGCCATCCGCTCGACAGGGATCACAGCGCCGGCGAGGAGGACACGCCGACATCCGACGACCTCGAGGCATTCGCCAAACAGTTCAAACAGAGGAGGATCAAGCTCGGGTTCACCCAGGCCGACGTCGGCCTCGCGCTGGGTACGCTCTACGGCAACGTGTTCTCCCAAACGACGATATGCAGGTTCGAGGCGCTGCAGTTGTCCTTCAAGAACATGTGCAAGCTGAAACCTCTGCTGCAGAAGTGGCTCGAGGAGGCCGACTCGACGACGGGCTCGCCGACGAGCATCGACAAGATCGCCGCCCAGGGTAGAAAGCGGAAAAAGCGGACGTCGATCGAGGTTTCGGTAAAGGGAGCCCTCGAGCAGCACTTTCACAAACAGCCGAAGCCGTCGGCTCAGGAGATAACCTCGCTGGCCGACAGTCTCCAGCTGGAGAAGGAAGTTGTCAGGGTGTGGTTCTGCAATCGACGGCAAAAGGAGAAGCGGATGACGCCGCCGAACACCCTTGGCGACGGCATGATGGAGGGAATGCCACCCGGGCACCAAGGCCAGGGCGGCATCCACCAGGGCTACCATCCCCAGGATCATCTTCACGGATCACCGATGGGCCACAGTCACAGTCCCCCGATGCTCAGCCCTCAGGGCCTTACGGCACATTCCCTTACGGCCCACTAG